Proteins from a genomic interval of Granulicella sp. L56:
- the leuB gene encoding 3-isopropylmalate dehydrogenase: MRLKIAVLPGDGIGPEVTREATNILRAVAELGGHDFTFVEGLIGGTAITETGSPLPTATLDAALDSDAVLLGAVGDNKFNALTPDKRPEAGLLQIRQALGGFANLRPSIAYKALSASSPLRPEVTENVDILFVRELLGGLYFGAPREWNKETNEAINTMRYTRDEVVRVARVAFELAGKRRKKVTSVDKANVLEVSQLWRATVTEVAKEYPDVTLEHQLVDSMAMHIMNIPRNFDVVLTENLFGDILSDEAGVITGSLGMLPSATIGGAVNLFEPVHGSAPDIAGTGKANPLGAILTAAMILRHSANLEQDARAVEQAVLKVLDEGYRTADIARGQSSSQQTVTTQEMGKRVHQALTESIDRRQSMHAV, encoded by the coding sequence ATGCGTCTCAAGATTGCAGTGCTGCCCGGCGACGGCATCGGCCCCGAAGTCACCCGTGAAGCTACCAATATTCTGCGTGCTGTCGCGGAGCTTGGCGGCCACGACTTTACCTTCGTCGAAGGCCTGATCGGCGGAACCGCCATCACCGAGACCGGCTCGCCGCTTCCTACCGCCACGCTCGACGCTGCGCTTGACTCCGATGCCGTCCTGCTCGGTGCTGTAGGCGATAACAAATTTAATGCGCTCACTCCAGACAAGCGCCCCGAGGCTGGCCTCCTGCAGATTCGTCAGGCTCTCGGCGGCTTTGCCAATCTGCGCCCCTCTATCGCTTATAAAGCCCTTAGCGCCAGCTCTCCGCTGCGCCCCGAGGTCACAGAGAACGTTGACATCCTCTTCGTCCGCGAGTTGCTCGGCGGCCTCTACTTCGGCGCGCCTCGCGAGTGGAATAAAGAGACCAACGAAGCCATCAACACAATGCGCTACACCCGCGACGAGGTCGTCCGCGTGGCCCGCGTCGCCTTCGAACTTGCGGGCAAACGCCGCAAGAAGGTCACCTCGGTCGACAAAGCCAACGTCCTCGAGGTCTCGCAACTCTGGCGCGCCACCGTCACCGAAGTTGCGAAGGAATATCCCGACGTCACCCTCGAGCATCAGCTCGTCGACTCGATGGCGATGCACATCATGAACATCCCGCGTAACTTCGACGTGGTCCTCACCGAGAACCTCTTCGGCGACATTCTCTCGGACGAGGCCGGAGTCATCACAGGCTCGCTCGGCATGCTGCCCTCGGCCACCATCGGCGGCGCAGTCAATCTCTTCGAGCCCGTCCACGGCAGCGCTCCCGATATCGCCGGAACCGGCAAGGCAAATCCGCTCGGCGCAATCCTGACTGCGGCGATGATCCTTCGCCACTCCGCAAATCTTGAGCAGGATGCCCGCGCGGTCGAACAGGCCGTCCTTAAAGTGCTCGACGAGGGCTACCGCACGGCAGATATCGCCCGCGGCCAAAGCTCCAGCCAGCAGACCGTTACCACGCAGGAGATGGGCAAGCGAGTCCACCAGGCGCTGACCGAATCGATCGACCGCCGCCAGTCCATGCACGCCGTCTAA
- a CDS encoding LysR family transcriptional regulator gives MDLVQMETFLAVAEERSFSRAATRLHRTQPAVSQAIAKLEGELGEILFERSSRDGTLTDAGEVLREYAAKLLNLRNEAGVALTELRSLHRGRLNLAANEYTCLYLLPLLDEFRRQNPRIKLAVQRSLASRISDEVLMHSVEIGVLSFRPDDAQVKSMVVYRDELVFVVNPRHPLAQAGTVSIRQLGAQNFIAHNISSPQRLKVIQAFKRHKTTLHMGVELPSLEAIKRFVEMGNGVALVPGLTVRTELQSGALVRVQIPELQIERKLRLVYRKQASLSHVALAFLKVVEAYAAAHGDPYCFQPERGM, from the coding sequence ATGGATCTGGTCCAGATGGAGACATTTCTGGCAGTGGCAGAGGAGCGGAGCTTCTCCCGTGCCGCGACAAGGCTTCATCGCACCCAGCCAGCGGTGAGCCAGGCGATTGCGAAGCTCGAAGGCGAGCTGGGAGAGATCCTTTTTGAGCGGTCGTCGCGGGATGGAACGCTGACCGATGCCGGGGAAGTCCTGCGAGAGTATGCGGCTAAGTTGTTGAATCTAAGGAATGAAGCAGGGGTAGCTTTGACCGAGCTGCGGTCGCTGCACCGAGGGCGGTTGAACCTGGCGGCGAACGAGTACACCTGCCTTTATCTCTTGCCGCTGCTGGATGAATTCCGGCGACAGAATCCGCGGATCAAGCTCGCCGTGCAGCGGTCGTTGGCCAGCCGCATCTCGGACGAGGTGCTGATGCATTCGGTAGAGATTGGCGTGCTGTCCTTCCGGCCGGATGACGCACAGGTGAAGTCGATGGTGGTCTATCGCGATGAGCTGGTGTTTGTCGTGAATCCTCGGCATCCTCTGGCACAGGCGGGGACGGTTTCGATCCGCCAGCTTGGAGCGCAGAACTTTATCGCGCACAATATCTCGTCGCCGCAACGCCTGAAGGTGATTCAGGCGTTCAAGCGGCATAAGACCACGCTGCACATGGGAGTAGAGCTGCCCTCGCTGGAGGCGATCAAGCGCTTCGTAGAGATGGGCAATGGCGTGGCATTGGTGCCCGGGTTGACGGTGCGGACAGAGTTGCAGAGCGGGGCTTTGGTGCGCGTGCAGATTCCCGAATTGCAGATCGAGCGTAAGTTGCGGCTGGTCTATCGGAAACAGGCAAGCTTGTCCCATGTAGCACTCGCTTTTTTGAAGGTGGTAGAGGCCTATGCGGCAGCGCATGGCGATCCCTATTGCTTTCAGCCGGAGCGAGGGATGTAG
- the leuD gene encoding 3-isopropylmalate dehydratase small subunit yields the protein MEPINVLTSKAVPLPLPNIDTDQIIPKQFLKRIERTGYGEFLFFDWRYDSETPDVVKERPDFVLNKPEHKNAQILIVEKNFGCGSSREHAAWALNQYGFLAVIAPTFADIFFSNAGKNGIILVRLSEEDVQTLLERCTKDPEHKLTINLEAQAVTDDKGFNAHFDIDPFRKYCLLNGLDDIGLTLRHESELDAFESKHNKDFWSAPKAAKAS from the coding sequence ATGGAACCCATCAACGTCCTCACCTCGAAAGCCGTCCCGCTGCCGCTGCCCAACATCGACACGGACCAGATCATCCCCAAGCAGTTCCTCAAGCGCATCGAGCGCACCGGCTACGGCGAGTTCCTCTTCTTCGACTGGCGCTACGACTCCGAAACGCCTGACGTCGTCAAAGAACGGCCAGACTTCGTTCTCAACAAGCCCGAACATAAGAACGCGCAGATCCTCATCGTCGAAAAGAACTTCGGCTGCGGCAGCTCACGCGAGCACGCGGCATGGGCGCTCAACCAGTACGGCTTCCTCGCCGTCATCGCGCCGACGTTTGCCGATATCTTCTTCTCGAACGCGGGCAAGAACGGCATCATCCTCGTTCGCCTCAGCGAAGAGGATGTACAGACGCTGCTCGAACGCTGCACCAAAGACCCCGAACACAAGCTGACCATCAATCTCGAAGCCCAGGCGGTCACTGACGACAAGGGCTTCAACGCGCACTTCGACATCGACCCTTTCCGCAAATACTGCCTGCTGAATGGGCTCGACGACATCGGTCTCACCCTGCGCCACGAATCCGAACTGGACGCCTTCGAATCCAAACACAATAAAGATTTCTGGTCTGCACCCAAAGCCGCAAAAGCTTCTTAA
- a CDS encoding formate/nitrite transporter family protein: MDYIKPSEVAESFLATAATKSRLPIPQLLLRGILSGALLGFATTVAFTATSQGLAPLVGAILFPVSFAMIVVLGLELVTGSFSMIPLTLLTGRSSALRVGSNLLWVFIGNLIGGLLYAWMYAAVQTQFHHVPATGAASLIVAAAQAKTLGYEKLGTSGIALAFLKAILCNWMVCMGVVMGLTSRSTLGKIIACWLPVFTFFALGYEHSVVNMFLIPAGIWMGAHVSYREWWLWNQIPVTLGNLVGGLLFVGLPMFWMSPSQTPEVIPEPIAEVELQEA; this comes from the coding sequence ATGGACTATATCAAGCCCTCGGAAGTCGCCGAATCCTTCCTCGCCACCGCCGCCACCAAATCCCGGCTGCCTATCCCACAACTGCTGCTGCGTGGCATTCTCTCCGGAGCGCTGCTCGGCTTCGCCACCACGGTCGCCTTCACGGCCACCTCACAGGGGCTTGCGCCTCTAGTCGGGGCCATCCTCTTTCCCGTCAGCTTCGCCATGATCGTCGTCCTTGGGCTGGAGCTGGTCACGGGCAGTTTTTCGATGATCCCGCTCACGCTGCTCACTGGACGCTCCAGCGCCCTTCGTGTCGGCTCGAACCTGCTCTGGGTCTTCATCGGTAACCTCATCGGCGGTCTACTCTATGCGTGGATGTATGCCGCGGTCCAGACCCAGTTTCATCATGTCCCTGCCACCGGTGCAGCCTCGCTGATCGTCGCCGCAGCCCAGGCTAAAACCCTCGGTTATGAAAAACTTGGGACCTCCGGCATCGCGCTCGCCTTCCTCAAAGCCATTCTGTGCAACTGGATGGTCTGCATGGGCGTCGTCATGGGTCTTACCTCACGCTCGACGCTGGGCAAGATTATCGCCTGCTGGCTGCCGGTCTTTACCTTCTTCGCCCTCGGCTACGAGCACTCCGTCGTCAACATGTTTCTCATTCCGGCAGGCATCTGGATGGGCGCCCATGTCAGCTATCGCGAGTGGTGGCTCTGGAACCAGATTCCCGTCACGTTGGGCAACCTGGTCGGCGGACTACTCTTCGTCGGTCTACCGATGTTCTGGATGTCCCCATCGCAAACTCCAGAAGTAATTCCAGAACCCATCGCTGAGGTCGAGCTTCAGGAAGCCTAG
- the leuC gene encoding 3-isopropylmalate dehydratase large subunit, producing the protein MTATPKTLFEKVWQQHLVVEPEGEPTILYIDLHLVHEVTSPQAFDGLRMAGRKLRRADRTIATVDHNVPTTSAYDRLHIVDQISATQVNALRKNCAEFGIEFFDVQDASQGIVHMIGPELGATKPGMTIVCGDSHTSTHGAFGALAFGIGTSEVEHVMATQTLPQSKPRTFRITIDGELPFGVTAKDIILDIIGKIGTDGATGYAVEYAGSAIRALSMEGRMTICNMSIEAGARAGMIAPDETTFAYLKGRRFSPTGTAWDEAVAHWRTLPTDEGATFDREMHIDAATLAPAVTWGTSPGMTTTIDASVPTLDEAPTEADRKSFERAYEYMALKPGTPMEEIAIDTVFLGSCTNGRIEDLRAAAAVVKGHHIATRVRAMVVPGSQAVKRQAEEEGLDAIFKTAGFEWREPGCSMCLGMNPDILQPGERCASTSNRNFEGRQGRGGRTHLVSPEMAAAAAITGHFTDIRKWKGGSR; encoded by the coding sequence ATGACCGCGACACCCAAAACGTTATTCGAAAAAGTCTGGCAACAGCATCTTGTCGTCGAGCCCGAGGGCGAACCCACCATCCTCTATATCGACCTGCACCTCGTCCACGAGGTCACGTCGCCGCAGGCCTTCGACGGGCTGCGCATGGCTGGCCGCAAGCTGCGCCGCGCTGACCGCACCATCGCCACGGTAGACCACAACGTTCCCACCACCAGCGCCTACGACCGCCTCCATATCGTCGACCAGATCTCGGCCACGCAGGTCAACGCGCTGCGCAAAAACTGCGCCGAGTTCGGTATCGAGTTCTTCGACGTGCAGGACGCCTCGCAGGGCATCGTCCACATGATCGGGCCCGAGCTGGGAGCGACCAAGCCCGGCATGACCATCGTCTGCGGCGACTCACACACCTCGACGCACGGAGCCTTCGGCGCGCTGGCCTTCGGCATCGGCACCAGCGAGGTCGAGCACGTCATGGCCACGCAGACGCTGCCGCAGTCCAAGCCCAGGACCTTCCGCATCACCATCGATGGCGAGCTTCCCTTCGGCGTCACGGCAAAGGACATCATCCTCGACATTATTGGCAAGATCGGCACCGACGGGGCCACCGGCTACGCCGTCGAGTACGCCGGTTCGGCCATTCGCGCGCTCTCGATGGAAGGCCGCATGACCATCTGCAACATGAGCATCGAGGCCGGTGCCCGCGCAGGCATGATCGCTCCCGATGAAACCACCTTCGCTTACCTCAAGGGCCGTCGCTTCTCGCCCACTGGCACTGCGTGGGATGAAGCTGTCGCGCACTGGCGCACGCTGCCCACCGACGAAGGCGCAACGTTCGACCGCGAGATGCATATCGACGCGGCCACGCTGGCTCCGGCAGTCACCTGGGGCACGTCGCCCGGCATGACCACCACCATCGATGCCAGCGTTCCTACGCTTGACGAAGCCCCGACCGAAGCCGACCGCAAGTCCTTCGAGCGTGCCTACGAGTACATGGCGCTCAAGCCCGGCACGCCGATGGAAGAGATCGCCATCGACACCGTCTTCCTCGGCTCCTGCACCAACGGCCGCATCGAAGACCTTCGCGCCGCAGCCGCTGTCGTCAAAGGCCACCACATCGCGACTCGCGTCCGCGCGATGGTCGTCCCCGGCTCGCAGGCGGTCAAGCGCCAGGCCGAAGAGGAAGGCCTCGATGCGATCTTCAAGACCGCAGGCTTCGAGTGGCGCGAGCCCGGCTGCAGCATGTGCCTCGGCATGAACCCCGATATTCTGCAACCCGGCGAACGTTGCGCCTCGACCAGCAACCGCAACTTCGAAGGCCGACAGGGCCGCGGAGGACGCACTCACCTCGTCAGTCCCGAGATGGCCGCCGCAGCCGCCATCACCGGCCACTTCACCGACATTCGCAAGTGGAAGGGAGGCTCTCGCTGA
- a CDS encoding Spy/CpxP family protein refolding chaperone, which translates to MKMNLFHKPMMRAAVLALCTATLSTAPMLMAQDNTAPPPQQQDNAGPPQGGHGRRGGNQVEMLTKRLDLTPDQVTQVKAIDADQMSQMKALHDDTSTSREDKRSKMGAIRQASQDKIRNVLTDEQKPKYDAMLAKMQEHRQNRQGGDEGGAPPPPPPPQ; encoded by the coding sequence ATGAAGATGAACCTGTTTCATAAACCGATGATGCGAGCGGCTGTGTTGGCGCTCTGTACCGCTACCCTGAGCACGGCGCCGATGCTAATGGCGCAGGATAATACCGCACCTCCTCCACAGCAGCAGGACAACGCGGGGCCACCGCAGGGCGGCCATGGCAGAAGGGGCGGAAATCAGGTCGAGATGCTGACCAAGCGCCTGGACCTGACTCCCGACCAGGTGACGCAGGTGAAGGCCATCGATGCCGATCAGATGAGCCAGATGAAGGCGCTGCACGACGACACCAGCACATCGAGGGAAGACAAGCGCAGCAAGATGGGTGCGATTCGTCAGGCATCGCAGGACAAGATCCGCAATGTGCTGACCGACGAGCAGAAGCCGAAATATGACGCCATGCTGGCAAAGATGCAGGAGCACCGGCAGAACCGTCAGGGCGGCGACGAGGGAGGCGCACCTCCTCCTCCGCCACCACCGCAATAA
- a CDS encoding 2-isopropylmalate synthase: MVDPNKIVFFDTTLRDGEQSPGCTMHHEEKLRMAHQLVNLGVDILEAGFAIASDGDFNAVQAIAREVKGTRIASLARCKREDIKAAGRAIAPAPSNRIHLFLASSDLHLEYKLRITREQALDQAGEAVRQALAFTDDVEFSTEDGTRTDHEFLIKMITVAVQAGATTINIPDTVGYTTPEEYANIFRMVKARVPGIEKVILSTHCHDDLGMAVANTLAGVEGGARQVECTINGIGERAGNAALEEIAAALMVRHDRFPYTNNIKMEQLYPTSQMLAQCISFGASPNKAIVGANAFAHESGIHQHGMMANPLTYEIMTPASVGVANTNLVLGKHSGRRALVERFEKLGHPLTREQLDEVYHRFTELADRKKSIYDQDLLGLLQPDKSAAVIH; encoded by the coding sequence ATGGTTGACCCAAACAAAATCGTCTTCTTCGACACCACCCTCCGCGACGGCGAACAGTCCCCTGGCTGCACCATGCACCATGAGGAAAAGCTGCGCATGGCGCATCAACTGGTGAACCTCGGCGTCGACATCCTCGAAGCCGGATTCGCCATCGCCTCCGACGGCGACTTCAACGCGGTTCAGGCCATCGCCCGCGAAGTCAAGGGAACGCGCATCGCATCGCTCGCCCGTTGTAAGCGCGAGGACATCAAGGCGGCAGGCCGAGCCATCGCACCGGCGCCGAGCAACCGCATCCACCTCTTCCTGGCTTCATCCGATCTTCATCTCGAATACAAGCTCCGCATCACCCGCGAGCAGGCCCTCGATCAGGCTGGCGAAGCTGTTCGGCAGGCGCTTGCCTTTACCGACGACGTCGAGTTCTCGACCGAAGACGGCACCCGCACCGATCACGAGTTTCTGATCAAGATGATCACGGTCGCCGTCCAGGCCGGTGCGACCACCATCAATATCCCCGACACCGTCGGCTACACCACGCCGGAGGAGTACGCCAACATCTTCCGCATGGTCAAGGCACGCGTTCCCGGCATCGAGAAGGTTATCCTCTCGACCCATTGCCATGACGACCTCGGCATGGCTGTGGCAAATACACTCGCCGGAGTTGAAGGCGGAGCGCGTCAGGTGGAGTGCACAATTAATGGCATCGGCGAGCGCGCAGGCAATGCTGCTCTCGAAGAGATCGCCGCCGCGCTGATGGTGCGCCACGACCGCTTCCCTTACACCAATAACATCAAGATGGAGCAGCTCTATCCCACCAGCCAGATGCTGGCTCAGTGCATCAGCTTCGGAGCTTCGCCCAATAAGGCCATCGTCGGAGCCAACGCCTTCGCGCACGAGTCCGGCATCCACCAGCACGGCATGATGGCCAATCCGCTGACCTACGAGATCATGACGCCCGCATCGGTCGGTGTCGCCAATACCAACCTCGTCCTCGGCAAACACAGCGGACGGCGTGCCCTTGTAGAACGCTTTGAAAAGCTGGGTCACCCGCTCACCCGCGAACAGCTCGACGAGGTCTATCACCGCTTCACCGAACTCGCCGACCGCAAGAAATCTATCTACGATCAGGACCTCCTCGGCCTCCTGCAACCAGACAAATCCGCGGCCGTCATCCACTAG
- the ilvB gene encoding biosynthetic-type acetolactate synthase large subunit, with protein MVDKNQHPTLTGAEIVWATLAGEGVDKVFGYPGGAILPVYDALRKFPSIHHVLVRHEQGASHMADGYARASGKTGVCIATSGPGATNLVTGIATAMLDSIPMVAITGQVSSKVLGSDAFQEVDITAITMPITKHNWLVTRAEDIAPTIRAAFQIAQSGRPGPVLVDITKDAQQATATFDFEAAAPPPHRPHPMLRAESSSIKQAIELIQSAKRPVILAGHGITQSGAEAEVLAFAERQQIPVASTLLGLGSFPTHHPLSLGMMGMHGESWVNNAIQQADLLLAFGMRFDDRVTGNLASYAPNAKKIHIEIDPSEINKNVKVDVALIGDLRQTLDLLLPLLPKKSDASWIKAVNAMKGDASVRDIINLPDNGHLYAAHVINDIWREAEAAGRTAQTIIVTDVGQHQMWEAQYYKHDSPRTLVTSGGLGTMGFALPAAIGAKVACPEKDVWVIAGDGGFQMTASELSTIAQEGLAINIAVINNGFLGMVRQWQEAFYDKNYAASPILSPDFVALAAAHGIAGATVSQRKDVIPTVTKARTSGKAFLINFQVEKEDGVYPMIAPGAALHEMVRRPTKDPLLETAEDE; from the coding sequence ATGGTAGACAAAAATCAGCACCCCACCCTTACCGGAGCCGAAATCGTTTGGGCCACGCTGGCTGGCGAAGGCGTAGATAAAGTCTTCGGCTATCCCGGCGGAGCTATCCTGCCCGTCTACGATGCCTTGCGCAAGTTCCCCAGCATCCACCATGTGCTCGTGCGCCATGAGCAGGGAGCCTCGCACATGGCCGACGGTTACGCCCGCGCCTCGGGCAAGACTGGCGTGTGCATCGCCACCAGCGGCCCGGGCGCGACCAACCTCGTGACCGGCATCGCCACGGCCATGCTCGACAGCATTCCCATGGTGGCCATCACGGGACAGGTCTCCTCCAAGGTGCTCGGCTCCGATGCGTTTCAGGAGGTGGACATCACCGCCATCACCATGCCGATCACCAAACACAACTGGCTGGTGACACGCGCCGAAGATATCGCGCCGACCATCCGTGCTGCCTTCCAGATCGCGCAGTCGGGACGCCCCGGTCCGGTGCTGGTCGATATCACCAAGGACGCGCAGCAGGCCACAGCCACCTTCGACTTCGAGGCTGCCGCGCCGCCGCCGCATCGTCCTCATCCGATGCTCCGCGCCGAAAGCTCGTCGATCAAGCAGGCCATCGAGCTGATTCAGTCGGCCAAGCGCCCGGTCATCCTCGCGGGTCACGGCATCACGCAGTCGGGAGCCGAGGCCGAGGTGCTCGCCTTCGCCGAACGCCAGCAGATTCCGGTGGCCAGCACGCTGCTCGGTCTTGGATCGTTTCCGACACACCATCCGCTGTCGCTGGGCATGATGGGCATGCACGGCGAGTCATGGGTGAACAACGCGATTCAGCAGGCCGACCTTCTGCTCGCCTTCGGCATGCGCTTCGACGACCGCGTTACCGGCAACCTCGCCAGCTACGCGCCCAACGCGAAGAAGATCCACATCGAGATCGACCCCAGCGAGATCAACAAGAACGTCAAGGTCGACGTGGCGCTGATCGGCGACCTGCGCCAGACGCTTGATCTGTTACTGCCGCTGCTGCCGAAGAAGTCCGACGCAAGCTGGATCAAGGCCGTGAATGCGATGAAGGGCGATGCTTCGGTGCGCGACATCATCAACCTTCCCGACAACGGCCATCTCTACGCCGCGCACGTCATCAACGACATCTGGCGCGAAGCCGAAGCCGCTGGAAGAACAGCCCAGACCATCATCGTGACCGACGTAGGCCAGCACCAGATGTGGGAGGCACAGTACTACAAGCACGACTCTCCGCGCACGCTGGTCACCAGCGGCGGTCTGGGCACGATGGGCTTCGCGCTGCCCGCAGCCATCGGCGCAAAGGTCGCGTGCCCCGAGAAGGACGTTTGGGTGATCGCAGGCGATGGCGGCTTCCAGATGACCGCCTCCGAGCTTTCGACCATCGCGCAGGAGGGGTTGGCCATCAACATTGCGGTCATCAACAATGGCTTCCTCGGCATGGTGCGGCAGTGGCAGGAGGCGTTCTACGACAAGAACTACGCCGCCAGCCCCATCCTCTCGCCTGACTTCGTTGCGCTCGCCGCAGCGCATGGCATCGCGGGCGCAACCGTCAGCCAGCGCAAGGATGTAATCCCCACAGTTACAAAAGCTCGCACCAGCGGCAAGGCATTTCTGATTAATTTTCAGGTAGAGAAAGAAGATGGAGTTTATCCGATGATCGCGCCGGGTGCTGCCCTGCATGAGATGGTTCGCAGACCGACAAAGGATCCGCTGCTTGAGACTGCCGAGGATGAGTAG
- a CDS encoding outer membrane beta-barrel protein — protein sequence MKKTILLLGALMLTAVAGYAQESRQDVSISASGIFAPEVHGNAIQKDTTTTLGLLASYRYMLTPRSALEINYGYAQNTNKFIVSGKANGGIHTLQSEYSAAYVYSLNFGKFNPFAEAGPGVMVYHPLLDNGTYQIDAKSNTEIGGIFGAGVAYEISPSFDIRAEYRGFVGKTPDFGLPGDIFKTNRYQLSSSPSIGIAYHF from the coding sequence ATGAAGAAGACGATATTGTTGCTGGGCGCACTGATGCTTACAGCAGTTGCCGGTTACGCGCAGGAGAGCCGGCAGGACGTGAGCATAAGCGCTTCAGGAATATTTGCCCCCGAAGTGCACGGAAATGCCATACAGAAGGATACGACCACGACCCTGGGCTTGCTGGCCAGCTACCGCTATATGCTTACGCCGCGCAGCGCGCTCGAGATTAACTACGGGTATGCGCAGAACACGAACAAGTTCATCGTTTCGGGCAAGGCGAACGGAGGCATCCATACTCTGCAGTCGGAGTACAGCGCAGCCTATGTCTATAGCCTGAACTTCGGGAAATTCAATCCTTTCGCGGAAGCTGGCCCGGGCGTGATGGTCTATCACCCGCTGCTGGACAATGGGACCTACCAGATCGACGCGAAGTCGAATACCGAAATCGGCGGTATCTTTGGAGCCGGCGTGGCCTATGAGATCAGTCCCAGCTTCGATATCCGTGCTGAATATCGTGGTTTTGTGGGCAAGACCCCGGATTTCGGCCTTCCGGGCGATATCTTCAAGACCAACCGGTACCAACTTAGCTCGTCGCCCTCAATCGGTATCGCGTATCACTTTTAG
- the ilvD gene encoding dihydroxy-acid dehydratase yields MSNELDPAKKNSIALTEGPSRAAARSYFRSVGFSKEDLHKPIIGIANTWTEVGPCNFHLRKIAEAVKQGIREAGGTPMEFNTITVHDGITMGTQGMKASLISREVIADSIELVTRANSFDGIVCIAGCDKNMPAAIMALARLDIPGLMLYGGSIAPGHLQQPDGTSKDITILNVFEGMGSHAAGKINDAELEALEAAACPGPGACGGQFTANTMAMAGEFLGISPIEITGVPAMSPEKHEASRQAGRLVMDLARKGLTPRKIMSRESIENAIAAVCASGGSTNAVLHLIAIAHELNIPLSMEDFDKISEHTPFICDLSPGGKYTAKDYQEAGGSRLLAQRLMERGQLHDTITVTGKTLHEEARAAHETPGQVIIRTWDKPLKPTGGLVILKGNLAPEGCVIKVAGHERLFHQGVARVFDSEDLASAAVESGKINPSDVLVIRYEGPRGGPGMREMLAVTAAVKGIPELSETVALLTDGRFSGATRGLMAGHVAPEAQLGGPIAAVHEGDTITFDIPNRELRLEVPAEEIAARLKAVKAPVPHFNSGVFAKYANTVSSASKGAVTT; encoded by the coding sequence TTGAGCAACGAACTCGATCCCGCAAAGAAAAATTCCATCGCCCTCACCGAAGGCCCGTCCCGCGCCGCTGCGCGCTCCTACTTTCGCAGCGTCGGCTTCAGCAAGGAAGACCTGCACAAGCCCATCATCGGCATCGCCAACACGTGGACCGAGGTCGGCCCCTGCAACTTCCACCTGCGCAAGATCGCCGAGGCCGTCAAGCAGGGCATCCGCGAAGCCGGTGGAACGCCGATGGAGTTCAACACCATCACCGTTCACGACGGCATCACCATGGGCACGCAGGGCATGAAGGCTTCGCTGATCTCCCGCGAGGTCATCGCCGACTCGATCGAACTCGTCACCCGCGCCAACTCTTTCGACGGCATCGTCTGCATCGCCGGATGCGACAAGAACATGCCCGCCGCCATCATGGCGCTGGCGCGTCTCGACATCCCCGGCCTTATGCTCTACGGCGGCAGCATCGCTCCCGGCCATCTGCAGCAGCCCGACGGCACCAGCAAGGACATCACCATCCTCAACGTCTTTGAAGGCATGGGTTCGCATGCAGCGGGCAAGATCAACGACGCCGAGCTTGAGGCCCTCGAAGCTGCGGCCTGTCCCGGCCCCGGAGCCTGCGGCGGCCAGTTCACCGCCAACACCATGGCGATGGCTGGCGAGTTCCTCGGCATCTCGCCCATCGAGATCACCGGCGTTCCCGCCATGTCGCCCGAGAAGCACGAGGCCTCGCGTCAGGCTGGCCGCCTTGTGATGGACCTTGCACGCAAGGGCCTCACACCGCGCAAGATCATGAGCCGCGAGTCCATCGAGAACGCTATCGCCGCAGTCTGCGCGTCGGGCGGATCGACCAACGCGGTGCTGCACCTGATCGCCATCGCGCACGAGCTGAACATCCCCCTCTCGATGGAGGACTTCGACAAGATCAGCGAGCACACGCCGTTCATCTGCGACCTCTCACCGGGCGGCAAGTACACCGCCAAGGACTATCAGGAGGCGGGCGGATCGCGCCTGCTGGCCCAGCGGTTGATGGAGCGCGGACAGTTGCACGACACCATCACCGTCACCGGCAAGACCCTGCACGAAGAGGCCAGGGCTGCGCACGAGACACCGGGCCAGGTCATCATTCGTACATGGGACAAGCCGCTGAAGCCGACCGGAGGTCTGGTCATCCTCAAGGGCAATCTCGCTCCCGAAGGCTGCGTCATCAAGGTGGCTGGACATGAGCGGCTCTTCCATCAGGGCGTTGCGCGCGTCTTCGACTCCGAGGATCTCGCATCTGCCGCGGTTGAGTCGGGCAAGATCAATCCTTCAGACGTTCTCGTCATTCGTTATGAAGGGCCACGCGGTGGTCCGGGAATGCGCGAGATGCTCGCGGTTACGGCTGCGGTCAAAGGCATTCCTGAGCTTTCGGAGACGGTCGCGCTCCTCACTGACGGACGCTTCAGCGGTGCTACGCGCGGCTTGATGGCTGGTCACGTTGCGCCTGAAGCTCAGCTTGGCGGACCGATTGCCGCTGTTCATGAAGGCGACACGATCACCTTCGATATTCCAAACCGCGAGCTGCGGCTTGAAGTTCCTGCTGAGGAGATTGCAGCGCGACTCAAAGCTGTCAAAGCTCCGGTGCCGCACTTCAACAGCGGAGTCTTCGCCAAATATGCCAACACCGTAAGCAGCGCATCGAAGGGCGCTGTCACGACGTAA